A genomic window from Candidatus Acidiferrales bacterium includes:
- a CDS encoding diacylglycerol kinase family protein, with protein MAPRTDRTVILVNPEAGGGQATKIARAARDYLAQVGYAADFEEASSAEELREKARQAAEAGCRRVVALGGDGTVHQVINAVRHTSLMGEAPHRTAQGEEMGGAIGIIPCGSGDDFASNLGLPRDPLAACNVLLNGRVRRVDVAEVGAEVYACIGGIGLDSMANRRANLAPAWLRGQFRYVLATLRTLAGFQPMDFELRADGKVLAGKMTSVIVANARSFGSGLRVAPRARLDDGLLDVCLFREMSWARMLEVLPRAIHGEHLSEPEVEYFQAREIEIRTDPPGDYYADGDFMARSPVKIRVLEKALPMLVPMGGASR; from the coding sequence ATGGCTCCTCGGACCGACCGCACCGTCATCCTCGTCAATCCCGAAGCAGGAGGCGGGCAAGCGACGAAAATTGCTCGGGCTGCCCGTGACTACCTGGCGCAAGTCGGCTACGCGGCCGATTTCGAGGAAGCTTCGAGCGCCGAAGAGCTTCGCGAGAAAGCCCGTCAGGCAGCCGAGGCCGGTTGCCGGAGGGTGGTCGCGCTCGGCGGCGACGGCACGGTCCATCAGGTCATCAATGCCGTTCGCCATACCTCTTTAATGGGCGAGGCCCCGCACCGTACGGCGCAGGGCGAGGAGATGGGCGGGGCGATCGGCATCATCCCTTGCGGCAGCGGCGACGATTTTGCCTCGAACCTCGGCCTGCCTCGCGATCCGCTGGCGGCGTGCAACGTTTTGCTGAACGGCCGTGTGCGGCGGGTGGACGTGGCTGAAGTGGGCGCTGAAGTGTATGCCTGCATCGGAGGCATTGGCCTCGATTCGATGGCGAATCGTCGCGCCAACCTGGCGCCCGCCTGGCTGCGCGGACAATTCCGCTACGTTCTGGCCACTCTTCGCACCCTGGCCGGTTTTCAGCCGATGGACTTCGAGCTGCGCGCGGACGGAAAAGTGCTCGCCGGGAAGATGACGTCGGTGATTGTGGCGAATGCAAGAAGTTTCGGCTCGGGCCTGCGTGTCGCCCCACGCGCACGGCTGGACGATGGCCTTTTGGATGTCTGCCTGTTTCGGGAAATGTCATGGGCACGGATGCTGGAGGTCTTGCCCCGGGCCATTCACGGCGAACACCTGAGTGAACCCGAAGTGGAATATTTTCAAGCGCGCGAAATCGAAATCCGCACCGACCCGCCGGGTGATTACTACGCCGACGGCGATTTTATGGCGCGGAGTCCGGTAAAGATTCGCGTGCTCGAAAAGGCGTTGCCGATGCTGGTGCCGATGGGAGGTGCGTCGCGGTGA
- a CDS encoding glycerol-3-phosphate acyltransferase — protein MVAVGWVALAYFLGSLPFAVWVARLRGKNVLREGSGNPGALNVRRVAGWRAGLAVLLLDMAKGLAAVALPWWRHAPWTLVMITGVAVVAGHCFSPFLKFRGGRGIATTGGVLLLISPLAMLGILALGAVLMALARRPEPAALAMIFATPLFLWAFEQSPTYLVFSLALVAVVAAKHGEEFGMLRQALRRAFRKH, from the coding sequence ATGGTGGCGGTTGGCTGGGTTGCGCTGGCCTATTTTCTCGGTTCCTTGCCGTTTGCCGTCTGGGTGGCGCGCCTGCGGGGCAAGAACGTTCTCCGAGAAGGCTCCGGGAATCCCGGCGCGCTGAACGTGCGCCGGGTGGCCGGTTGGAGGGCAGGATTGGCGGTGCTGCTGCTCGACATGGCCAAAGGGCTGGCGGCGGTGGCGCTGCCCTGGTGGCGTCACGCGCCCTGGACACTCGTGATGATAACGGGCGTGGCGGTCGTGGCGGGGCACTGCTTCTCACCGTTTCTCAAGTTTCGCGGGGGCCGCGGCATCGCCACCACTGGCGGGGTGCTGCTTCTCATCTCGCCCCTGGCGATGCTCGGCATCCTCGCCCTGGGTGCCGTTTTGATGGCGCTGGCTCGCCGGCCGGAACCGGCAGCACTGGCGATGATCTTTGCGACGCCACTCTTCCTCTGGGCCTTCGAGCAATCGCCCACTTATCTTGTGTTCTCTCTGGCGCTCGTCGCCGTCGTCGCGGCAAAGCACGGCGAGGAGTTCGGGATGCTCCGGCAAGCTCTCCGTCGCGCCTTCCGAAAACACTAG
- a CDS encoding carboxypeptidase-like regulatory domain-containing protein — protein sequence MPGSRRFVLMLAMAMAGFLAASLLIAKKAPEIRKVKGIVIDAEDTPIAGAIVYLKNLKTKKNLSVTTGDDGSFLFPDIDRKADYEIHAEYKGASSSVRTLTSFDPRLTIMLNLKIVTQK from the coding sequence ATGCCGGGGAGCCGAAGGTTTGTGCTGATGCTGGCGATGGCCATGGCGGGATTTCTGGCAGCGTCTCTGCTTATCGCCAAGAAAGCCCCGGAAATTCGGAAGGTCAAGGGCATCGTGATCGATGCCGAGGACACGCCCATCGCCGGCGCCATCGTCTATTTGAAGAATTTGAAAACGAAAAAGAATCTGAGCGTTACCACCGGCGACGACGGCAGCTTCTTGTTCCCCGATATCGACCGCAAGGCGGACTACGAGATCCACGCCGAATACAAAGGGGCATCGTCCTCGGTCCGCACCCTCACCAGCTTCGACCCCCGCCTGACGATCATGCTTAACCTCAAGATCGTCACTCAGAAATAG
- a CDS encoding carboxypeptidase regulatory-like domain-containing protein, whose product MSPPLSRALSFLLLAGVASVAAKEQPRYALVYGSVFDDRGMAFRGARVVVTPLSPNRPGAAVVRGKPRWKAVSDARGEFAIRLPAGKGNYSIAVEAVGYGAPPQTVEMQSEERVDVLFRMEPVKERKK is encoded by the coding sequence GTGTCGCCACCTCTATCCCGCGCATTGAGTTTTCTCCTCCTCGCGGGAGTGGCTTCCGTCGCCGCCAAGGAGCAACCCAGGTATGCGCTCGTCTATGGCAGTGTCTTCGATGACCGGGGCATGGCGTTTCGGGGAGCGCGCGTCGTCGTGACCCCACTCAGCCCAAACCGGCCTGGTGCCGCCGTGGTGCGAGGCAAGCCTCGCTGGAAGGCCGTTTCCGATGCGCGCGGCGAGTTTGCCATCCGCCTTCCCGCAGGCAAGGGAAACTATTCCATAGCGGTCGAAGCCGTCGGCTACGGCGCGCCGCCGCAAACGGTTGAAATGCAGTCTGAAGAACGAGTGGATGTTCTCTTCCGCATGGAGCCGGTGAAGGAGCGGAAAAAATAA